From the Nitrobacter hamburgensis X14 genome, one window contains:
- a CDS encoding co-chaperone GroES, with translation MKFRPLHDRVVVKRIDAEEKSAGGIIIPDTVKEKPSQGEIVAVGPGGRDEAGKLIPIDVNVGDKVLFGKWSGTEVKIDGQDLLIMKESDIMGVLTDAAPAKKKAA, from the coding sequence ATGAAATTCCGTCCGCTTCACGACCGCGTCGTGGTCAAGCGCATCGACGCCGAAGAGAAGTCCGCTGGCGGCATCATCATTCCCGACACCGTCAAGGAAAAACCCTCGCAGGGCGAAATCGTCGCCGTCGGCCCCGGCGGCCGTGACGAGGCCGGCAAGCTGATCCCAATCGACGTCAACGTTGGCGACAAGGTGCTGTTCGGCAAGTGGTCGGGCACCGAGGTCAAGATCGACGGCCAGGACCTCCTTATCATGAAGGAGTCCGATATCATGGGTGTTCTCACCGATGCCGCTCCCGCCAAGAAGAAGGCCGCGTAA